One genomic region from Clostridia bacterium encodes:
- a CDS encoding ferredoxin thioredoxin reductase catalytic beta chain has protein sequence MKVTLNPDKEIVAVIKEGLERTGGYCPCRLERKEEYKCMCEEFRAQIKDPDFEGYCHCMLYYKSKD, from the coding sequence ATGAAGGTAACGCTGAACCCCGACAAGGAGATTGTCGCGGTCATAAAAGAAGGGCTCGAACGCACGGGCGGCTACTGCCCCTGCCGCCTTGAACGCAAAGAGGAGTATAAATGTATGTGCGAGGAGTTCCGCGCGCAGATAAAGGACCCCGATTTCGAGGGCTACTGCCATTGTATGCTCTATTACAAGTCGAAAGACTGA